The genomic stretch GAATCGACTCTTAAAAGTGCTTCTCTTTCTCTAAAAGAAGAAGGGGTAAAGGCATACAGAATAGTATATGTAACCAAAGAAGGAGTTGAAAATAGTATTCTTATTAATATAAAGACGGCTCCTGCTAAAACAGCTCCTGCTACAAAGTAGTTTTTGACAGGTAATATAGAATGTTTTATTAATATATTGAAAGCCACCTTGCTATGGTGGCTTTTTTGATGGGATAAGTTCTTTTTCCTGTCGGATTTAGACTTTATATATAGCAAAGAACAGATTGAATTTGTAAGAAATAGGGTATATGCTTATATTTGAACATAGTTTAAAATCAAGTTTATAATCAAATAGAAAAAGTATGAAAAGACAATTATTTGCAGTGTTAGTGTGCATGACGATGTTTGCTGTTACATCTTGTGGTGAAAAGAAAGGAAAGGATAAATTTGAGGAGCGTATAGAAAAAGCCAAAGAATCGGTTGAAGACGTGATGGATGATGCCAAGGATCAGATTGAGGATAAAGCTGATGAGGTTGGGGAAACTTTGGATAAAGCTAAAAACAAGATAGAAAAGACCAAAAAGAAACTTGATGAGGCTGATAGAGATTGAGGAAAATTAACTATGAATGAATGGAAAGAGATTGTCGGCTGATTTATATTAAACCAGCCGACTTAATTTATATTTCTAGACCTTTGTTTACCATTTATTATAATGGATATTTTCGGTCTTGAATTTATCTTTAGATTCTTCCCGATGTTGTGGATAACCCACTGGAATCAAATTGAAAGGAATGATATGGTCTGGTAAAGATAAGACTGACCTTACCTTTGCAATGCGGTCGTTCTCCGGATAGACCGCAGTCCATACCGCTCCCAACCCCATTGACTCTGCTGCCAGTAACAAATTTTCGGATGCGGCGGAGCAATCTAGCATCCAGTACCGGTCTTTTTCTCCGTTCAGAGCTTTGCTTAAATCACCACAAACCACGATGGCTAGTGGAGCCTGTGCCGTCATCTTGGCATAAGGCAGTTCGGCGGCTAGTTTATCTAATACTGTACGGTCATCCACTACCACGAAAGCCCAAGGCTGCTTGTTTACTGCTGTCGGTGCAGCCATAGCAGCTTTTACTAATAAGTCCACTTTCTCTTTTTCTATCGGTTGGGATGTATAGGCACGGACGCTCTTTCGGGCAAAGATATTTTCTATAGCCGTGTTTTTTCCTGTTTCTTCTTTTTTTGTTTCCATATTGTTACAACCTCCTGTCATTAGTAATGTTATTGAAAGAGTAACAGTTGTCAGAGTTTTAAAGATTGTTGCCGCATTCATTTTTATTATTGATTAATAATTGAGATGGAATTCTACCACAGCTTCAATTCCTTTACGGAATATATCCAGAGAGAAGTTTTCATTAGGCGAATGGATGGCATCACTTTCCAACCCGAATCCCATGAGAACGGTCTTTATACCTAAGATTTGTTCAAAATCACTGATGATAGGAATACTTCCTCCACGGCGTACGGCAAGTGGTTTTTTCCCGAATGCTTTAGCAAAGCCTTTTTCGGCAGCCTGATAGGCGGGCAAGGTGATGGGGCATACATATCCTTCGCCCCCGTGCATCGGGGTTACTTTTACTTGTACATATTCCGGAGCGATAGACTGGATATAGTCCACAAACAATTGGGAAATAACTGCGTGGTTTTGATGTGGAACCAGTCGGCACGATACCTTGGCATATGCTTTTGAGGGAAGTACGGTTTTTGAACCTTCACCTGTATATCCGCCCCAGATACCACAAATATCAAAAGAGGGACGGCAGCTATTACGTTCTAAAGTGGAATATCCTTTTTCACCTTTCAGTGCTTTTACGCCAATGGCTTCCATATATTTTTTTTCATCGAAAGGAATTTGTGCAATCATCTCACGTTCGGCAGCCGGTACTTTCTCTACATCGTCATAAAAATGGGGGATAGTGATGTGTCCGTCTTCGCCAATGACTTGGGCTAACATACTGCACAGGGTATTGATAGGATTAGCTACCGCTCCGCCGAAGTGTCCGGAATGAAGGTCACGGTTCGGACCGGTCACTTCTATTTCCCAATAAGCCAGACCTCGTAAACCTGTAGTCAGAGAGGGAAGGTCCGCGCCTAGCATACTGGTATCCGAAACTAGAATTACATCGGCTTTCAGCAATTCCTTATGTTCCTTGATGAAGGTATTCAGACTGGGAGAACCTATTTCTTCTTCACCTTCGAAAATAAATTTCACATTGTGTTTCAGCAGTCCGTTTTTTACTACGTATTCGAATGCTTTTACTTGGATCATAGCTTGTCCTTTATCATCGTCAGCGCCACGTGCCCAAATGTGTCCGTCGCGAATTTCAGGTTCAAAAGGTTGGCTTTTCCAAAGGCCCAACGGCTCGGCAGGCATTACGTCATAGTGGGCATAAATCAATAGGGTAGGAGCATCATTGCTTACATGCTTTTGTGCAAATACCAATGGATTGCCTTGTGAGGGCATTACTATGGCTTCATCTGCTCCGGCTGCCAACAAAAGTTCTTTCCAACGTAAGGCACAGGCCAGCATATCGTCTTTATGTTCGGGTAAAGCACTGATGCTGGGAATACGGATGAGGCTGAAAAGTTCCTCCATGAAGCGTGCTTCATTTTCTTTAATGTATTGTTTTATTTCCATAATTGAATGATTCTTATAGTTGTGTAGTCCTGTCTATCAGATAATAATCCAAAATGGTCATGGCAGCCATGGCTTCTACAATGGGGACGGCACGCGGCAGCACGCAGGCGTCATGACGTCCTTTGGCTTTCATGGTCGTGTCTGTGCCGTTGATATTTACAGTATGTTGCTCCATCAGAATTGTGGCAACTGGTTTGAATGCCACACGGAAGTAAATGTCTTGTCCGTTGCTGATGCCTCCTTGTATTCCTCCGGAATAATTACTTTTTGTTTCTACTCTTCCATTATTATTATAAAATACATCATTCTGCTCGCTGCCTTTTAGTTCCATAGAGTCAAAACCTTGTCCATAAGAGAAACCTTTTACGGCATTGATACTTAACATGGCATTTCCTAGTGCGGCATGTAACTTCCCGAATACGGGTTGGCCTAATCCGATAGGGCATCCTTTGATGACGCAACTCACTACACCACCTATTGTATCGCCTTCTCCTTTGATTTTCCAGATAAGCTCTGCCATTTCCTTGGCTTTCCCCGGATCGGGACAACGCACATCGTTTGTTTCTATCAATTCGAGGTTATAGCTTTTGTAATCTTTATCAAGTTTGACAGATCCTACTTGTGAGGTATAAGCTGTGACACTGATTCCTAGTTGTTTCAATGCTAATTTGGCTAAAGCTCCTGCTACTACGCGCGAAATGGTTTCTCGTGCTGATGAACGTCCCCCGCCACGGTAATCACGGATTCCGTATTTTTGCATATAAGTATAATCTGCGTGTGAAGGGCGGAACAGATTCTTGATATTCTCGTAGTCGTTTGAATGTTGGTTCTTGTTCCATACCACAAATCCGATGGGGCAACCGGTGGACTTGCCTTCGAATATACCTGAAAGGAATTCCACTGTATCAGGCTCCTTGCGGCTGGTGGTAAGTAATGACTGTCCGGGACGGCGGCGGTTCAGTTCCTGCTGAACGAAATCCATATCAACCTTAATACCGGCAGGGAAGCCGTCAATGACGCCGCCTACTCCCGGTCCATGGGATTCACCGAAACTGGTTAACCGGAAAATATTACCAAATGAATTGAACATATTGCTTGTAGTTTTAAAAGTTTCTTTCCGTAAAGATAATGATTTTAGGGATAATATGCTTGATTGTTGTTGAAAAATTAGTGAGATGGATAAAAATAGGGTACGGATTGTATGATTTTTACAGTTTGGCATAAAAAAACTGCATGGTTTCTACAATCCGTACCCGAAAGCTGTTTCTTAAGATTGGAAACAGGGACTTGTAAGAGTTAGAATTCTACTTTAGGTGCTTTATCAGCTCCTTCTTCAGATTCAAAATATGGGCGTTTGTCAAATCCGAACATACCTGCAAGCAAATTGCGGGGAAAAGTGCGGATAGCTGTGTTATATGCGCGTGCTGTGTCATTGAATCTTTTGCGTTCTACACTGATTCGGTTTTCTGTACCTTCCAGTTGTGCTTGCAACTCTTTGAAGTTCTCATTGGCTTTCAAGTCGGGATAAGCTTCGGTGATAGCGAGCAGGCGGCTCAACGCACTACCTACTTCGCCTTGTGCCTTTTGATAGGCCTGCATTTTTTCGGGAGTCAGGTCATCGGCGCTGATCTGCATTTGAGTGGCTTTGCTACGGGCGTCTACTACAGCTTGAAAAGTTTCTTTTTCGTGTGAGGCGTATCCCTTTACTGTATTTACCAAGTTGGGGATTAAATCAGAACGGCGTTGGTACTGGTTTTCTACATTGCTCCACGCTGTGCTGACAGATTCATCCATTTTTACCATACCATTATAAGAGGTTATTCCCCAAATGGCAATTAATACAATGACTACTATTACAATAATCGTTGACTTTTTCATATGTATATACTATTAAAATTATGAATATTCTTGTTCTTAAAAACGGCTTCCGGCTCCTCCGCCTCCAAAGCTTCCACCTCCGAAACTTCCTCCGCTAAATCCGCCGCCACTTCCACCGTGGCCACCAAAAAATCCTCCTCCCATTCCGCCTATGAACGGACCTCCTCCTCGGGGACCTTTGTAATTCTCATCTCTCGACCGTTCTTTCCGTCTGAGGATATGTCCGCAATTTCTGCATTTATATACTACTTCTTCAGTCTTTGTTCCGTTACTTCGGTCTATAACTTTGGAAGAAAGACGTTGCAATTTGTGTTTTTTGCAATGGGGGCAGCGTGTTTTACGCCAGTTTGCATATAATCCGATGCCAATAAATCCTCCGAAAATCACAAAAAAGATGATGATGAATTCTAAGGGATCATCTTCGCTTTCGTCATTGTTTATATTTTCCATGGAACCGTCCAGATAGCCGTTTACAGCCCGTATTCCTGCTACCATTCCTGCGTTCCAGTTATTGTCCTTGAAATAGGGCAGCATATAGCGGTTCTGAATCCGTTTGCAGATGGCATCCGGCAATATCCCTTCAAGACCATATCCAGTAGCGAACTGCACACACCGCTCGTCGGTGGAAAGCAAGATGACCAGCCCATTGTCACGTTCTTTTTGTCCTACGCCCGTTTCCTGTCCCAGCCGGTGGGCGAA from Phocaeicola dorei encodes the following:
- a CDS encoding nitroreductase family protein; its protein translation is MNAATIFKTLTTVTLSITLLMTGGCNNMETKKEETGKNTAIENIFARKSVRAYTSQPIEKEKVDLLVKAAMAAPTAVNKQPWAFVVVDDRTVLDKLAAELPYAKMTAQAPLAIVVCGDLSKALNGEKDRYWMLDCSAASENLLLAAESMGLGAVWTAVYPENDRIAKVRSVLSLPDHIIPFNLIPVGYPQHREESKDKFKTENIHYNKW
- a CDS encoding LemA family protein; translation: MKKSTIIVIVVIVLIAIWGITSYNGMVKMDESVSTAWSNVENQYQRRSDLIPNLVNTVKGYASHEKETFQAVVDARSKATQMQISADDLTPEKMQAYQKAQGEVGSALSRLLAITEAYPDLKANENFKELQAQLEGTENRISVERKRFNDTARAYNTAIRTFPRNLLAGMFGFDKRPYFESEEGADKAPKVEF
- a CDS encoding TPM domain-containing protein, whose amino-acid sequence is MRKLTFLLTFFMLLGSVHLQAKEYAIKDIPMVHLQNRTRYVSNPDGILSSTAVTTMDSILYALEQKTGIQTLVVAVTGIEGGDCFDFAHRLGQETGVGQKERDNGLVILLSTDERCVQFATGYGLEGILPDAICKRIQNRYMLPYFKDNNWNAGMVAGIRAVNGYLDGSMENINNDESEDDPLEFIIIFFVIFGGFIGIGLYANWRKTRCPHCKKHKLQRLSSKVIDRSNGTKTEEVVYKCRNCGHILRRKERSRDENYKGPRGGGPFIGGMGGGFFGGHGGSGGGFSGGSFGGGSFGGGGAGSRF
- a CDS encoding dipeptidase, with the translated sequence MEIKQYIKENEARFMEELFSLIRIPSISALPEHKDDMLACALRWKELLLAAGADEAIVMPSQGNPLVFAQKHVSNDAPTLLIYAHYDVMPAEPLGLWKSQPFEPEIRDGHIWARGADDDKGQAMIQVKAFEYVVKNGLLKHNVKFIFEGEEEIGSPSLNTFIKEHKELLKADVILVSDTSMLGADLPSLTTGLRGLAYWEIEVTGPNRDLHSGHFGGAVANPINTLCSMLAQVIGEDGHITIPHFYDDVEKVPAAEREMIAQIPFDEKKYMEAIGVKALKGEKGYSTLERNSCRPSFDICGIWGGYTGEGSKTVLPSKAYAKVSCRLVPHQNHAVISQLFVDYIQSIAPEYVQVKVTPMHGGEGYVCPITLPAYQAAEKGFAKAFGKKPLAVRRGGSIPIISDFEQILGIKTVLMGFGLESDAIHSPNENFSLDIFRKGIEAVVEFHLNY
- the aroC gene encoding chorismate synthase, giving the protein MFNSFGNIFRLTSFGESHGPGVGGVIDGFPAGIKVDMDFVQQELNRRRPGQSLLTTSRKEPDTVEFLSGIFEGKSTGCPIGFVVWNKNQHSNDYENIKNLFRPSHADYTYMQKYGIRDYRGGGRSSARETISRVVAGALAKLALKQLGISVTAYTSQVGSVKLDKDYKSYNLELIETNDVRCPDPGKAKEMAELIWKIKGEGDTIGGVVSCVIKGCPIGLGQPVFGKLHAALGNAMLSINAVKGFSYGQGFDSMELKGSEQNDVFYNNNGRVETKSNYSGGIQGGISNGQDIYFRVAFKPVATILMEQHTVNINGTDTTMKAKGRHDACVLPRAVPIVEAMAAMTILDYYLIDRTTQL